The following proteins are co-located in the Micromonospora viridifaciens genome:
- a CDS encoding ABC transporter ATP-binding protein: protein MASGTSRDVLGRGLRVLGQAIREQPRIFAVAVAGSVLFGLMVIASAFVVGGVVGEVAAPAIARGSVAGGTLALAAAALFGISVLRVVGIFGRRLGAGYMQYRLQADYRRRVTRRYLDLPLSWHHRNATGTLLSNANSDVEAAWYPIAPLPFAVGTLVMLVGAVVALFLTDWALALVGLAVFPALFALNVVYSRRMAPRQARAQRLRAEVSGIAHESFDGALVVKTMGREAQETARFAARAGELRDALIAVGRLRGVFDPMLETLPSLGTLAVLVVGVLRLRQGAIEVTELVSVAFLFTVLAFPVRAIGWVLAELPRSVAGWDRVRRVLDATSEMPYGEVTLDPAAPTPATLAFHDVHFGYEPAEAHLPGTEVLGEVTFTVPAGKTVALVGATGAGKSTIASLALRLVDPRAGRVTLDGVDLRELSAASLAANVALVAQVPFVFDDTVRANITLDRPGVGDEEVWAALRLAEADGFVAALPNGLDTMVGERGTSLSGGQRQRLTLARALAGRPRLLVLDDATSAVDPRVEAAILAGLRAADSAAPASILVVAYRRATIALADEVIYVEQGRVVARGTHADLLATVPGYADLVTAYEQAEQEREQSRPYDEVSPPLTSGLEVEVDR, encoded by the coding sequence GTGGCGAGCGGGACAAGTCGGGACGTCCTCGGCAGGGGGCTGCGGGTACTCGGCCAGGCCATCCGGGAACAACCGCGGATCTTCGCGGTCGCGGTGGCCGGCAGCGTGCTCTTCGGCCTCATGGTGATCGCCAGCGCGTTCGTCGTCGGCGGGGTGGTCGGCGAGGTGGCCGCCCCGGCCATCGCCCGTGGTTCGGTGGCCGGCGGCACGCTCGCGCTCGCCGCGGCCGCCCTGTTCGGGATCAGCGTGCTCCGCGTCGTCGGCATCTTCGGTCGCCGGCTCGGCGCCGGCTACATGCAGTACCGGCTGCAGGCCGACTACCGCCGCCGGGTCACCCGCCGCTACCTCGACCTGCCGCTGTCCTGGCACCACCGCAACGCCACCGGCACCCTGCTCTCCAACGCCAACTCGGACGTGGAGGCCGCCTGGTACCCGATCGCGCCGCTGCCGTTCGCGGTCGGCACCCTGGTGATGCTCGTCGGCGCGGTGGTCGCGCTCTTCCTCACCGACTGGGCGCTCGCCCTGGTCGGGCTCGCCGTCTTCCCGGCGCTCTTCGCGCTCAACGTGGTCTACTCCCGCCGGATGGCCCCCCGCCAGGCCCGTGCCCAGCGGCTGCGCGCCGAGGTCAGCGGCATCGCCCACGAGAGCTTCGACGGCGCGCTGGTGGTCAAGACGATGGGCCGCGAGGCGCAGGAGACGGCGCGGTTCGCCGCCCGGGCCGGTGAGCTGCGCGACGCGCTGATCGCCGTCGGCCGGCTGCGCGGCGTCTTCGATCCGATGCTGGAGACCCTGCCCAGCCTCGGCACCCTCGCCGTGCTGGTGGTCGGCGTGCTGCGCCTGCGGCAGGGCGCGATCGAGGTCACCGAGCTGGTCAGCGTCGCGTTCCTGTTCACCGTGCTGGCCTTCCCGGTCCGCGCCATCGGCTGGGTGCTGGCCGAGCTGCCGCGCAGCGTCGCCGGCTGGGACCGGGTGCGCCGCGTCCTCGACGCCACCAGCGAGATGCCGTACGGCGAGGTGACCCTCGACCCGGCCGCGCCGACCCCGGCCACCCTCGCCTTCCACGACGTCCACTTCGGGTACGAGCCGGCCGAGGCGCACCTGCCCGGCACCGAGGTGCTCGGTGAGGTCACCTTCACCGTGCCGGCCGGGAAGACGGTCGCCCTGGTCGGGGCGACCGGGGCCGGCAAGTCCACCATCGCCTCGCTCGCCCTCCGGCTGGTCGACCCGCGCGCCGGCCGGGTCACCCTGGACGGCGTCGACCTCCGGGAGCTGAGCGCCGCCTCGCTCGCCGCGAACGTGGCCCTGGTCGCCCAGGTGCCGTTCGTCTTCGACGACACCGTCCGGGCGAACATCACGCTGGACCGGCCCGGCGTCGGCGACGAGGAGGTCTGGGCGGCGTTGCGGCTGGCCGAGGCGGACGGCTTCGTCGCCGCGCTGCCCAACGGGCTGGACACCATGGTCGGCGAGCGGGGCACCTCGCTCTCCGGTGGCCAGCGGCAGCGGCTCACCCTGGCCCGGGCCCTCGCCGGCCGGCCCCGGCTGCTGGTGCTCGACGACGCCACCAGCGCCGTGGACCCGCGGGTGGAGGCGGCCATCCTGGCCGGGCTGCGCGCCGCGGACAGCGCCGCGCCCGCGTCGATCCTGGTGGTCGCGTACCGGCGGGCCACCATCGCGCTGGCCGACGAGGTGATCTACGTGGAGCAGGGGCGGGTGGTCGCCCGGGGCACCCACGCCGACCTGCTCGCCACCGTGCCCGGGTACGCCGACCTGGTCACCGCGTACGAGCAGGCCGAACAGGAACGCGAGCAATCCCGCCCGTACGACGAGGTGAGCCCGCCACTCACCTCCGGCCTGGAAGTCGAGGTTGACCGGTGA
- a CDS encoding ABC transporter ATP-binding protein: MTTVEAERPAEQAESTWRTLRRGLALSPELKTGLAGTLGLALIYMVGRVAVPVAVQRGIDHGIVGGLDVDVVSLTVVVTAAVLVVTTACGYLMMRRLFTVSETALAGVRTRAFRHVHDLSMLHQQSERRGSLVSRVTSDVDQITQFLQWGGVILIVNLGQLLVTTGVMLAYSWQLTLVVIGAFVPAVLVIRVLQRRLATAYGLVRQRMGALLGTIGESVVGAPVIRSYGIAGRTARRLDAAIEGQRQAQQRAIRISIMGSSVGELAAGLALAGVVLVGVNLGVDRTLSTGQFTAFLFLVTLFIQPVQIATEVLNEAQNAIAGWRRVLDVLDVAPDVADPGEQGRELPDGPLDIHFADVTFAYPGGPPVLHDVTLEIPAKSRVAVVGETGSGKTTFAKLLTRLMDPTEGEVLLSGVSLRQVRFDSLRSRVVMVPQDGFLFDATVGENVRFARPDLTDAQLTTAFTELGLADWLDGLPAGLDTPVGERGEALSVGERQLVALVRAYVADPDLLVLDEATSAVDPATEVRLQRTLDAVTRGRTTLAIAHRLSTAQAADEVIVVDRGRIVQRGPHDELVRDPDSVYALLYASWLEQTR; the protein is encoded by the coding sequence GTGACGACTGTTGAGGCGGAGCGGCCGGCGGAGCAGGCCGAGTCGACCTGGCGGACGCTGCGGCGTGGGCTGGCCCTCTCCCCGGAGCTGAAGACCGGGCTGGCCGGCACGCTCGGGCTGGCGCTGATCTACATGGTCGGCCGGGTCGCCGTGCCGGTGGCCGTGCAGCGCGGCATCGACCACGGCATCGTGGGCGGCCTCGACGTGGACGTGGTCTCGCTGACCGTGGTCGTCACCGCCGCGGTGCTGGTGGTCACCACCGCCTGCGGCTACCTGATGATGCGCCGGCTCTTCACGGTCAGCGAGACCGCCCTCGCCGGGGTGCGCACCCGGGCCTTTCGGCACGTGCACGACCTGTCGATGCTGCACCAGCAGTCCGAGCGGCGCGGCTCACTGGTCTCCCGGGTCACCAGCGACGTCGACCAGATCACCCAGTTCCTCCAGTGGGGCGGCGTGATCCTGATCGTCAACCTGGGCCAGCTGCTGGTGACCACCGGCGTCATGCTGGCGTACTCCTGGCAGCTGACCCTGGTGGTGATCGGCGCCTTCGTGCCGGCGGTGCTGGTCATCCGGGTGCTGCAACGGCGGCTGGCCACCGCGTACGGTCTGGTCCGCCAGCGGATGGGCGCCCTGCTCGGCACCATCGGCGAGAGCGTGGTGGGCGCCCCGGTGATCCGGTCGTACGGGATCGCCGGGCGGACCGCCCGGCGGCTGGACGCGGCGATCGAGGGGCAGCGGCAGGCCCAGCAGCGGGCCATCCGGATCAGCATCATGGGCAGCTCGGTGGGGGAGCTGGCGGCCGGCCTGGCCCTGGCCGGCGTGGTGCTGGTCGGGGTGAACCTCGGCGTGGACCGGACCCTGTCCACCGGCCAGTTCACCGCGTTCCTGTTCCTGGTGACCCTGTTCATCCAGCCGGTGCAGATCGCCACCGAGGTGCTCAACGAGGCGCAGAACGCGATCGCCGGCTGGCGCCGGGTGCTCGACGTGCTGGACGTCGCGCCGGACGTGGCCGACCCGGGCGAGCAGGGGCGGGAGCTGCCGGACGGCCCGCTGGACATCCACTTCGCGGACGTGACGTTCGCGTACCCGGGTGGGCCGCCCGTGCTGCACGACGTGACCCTGGAGATCCCGGCGAAGAGCCGGGTCGCCGTGGTCGGCGAGACCGGCAGCGGCAAGACCACCTTCGCCAAGCTGCTGACCCGGCTGATGGACCCGACCGAGGGCGAGGTGCTGCTCTCCGGCGTGTCGTTGCGCCAGGTGCGCTTCGACTCGCTGCGCTCCCGCGTGGTGATGGTGCCGCAGGACGGCTTCCTCTTCGATGCCACCGTCGGGGAGAACGTCCGCTTCGCCCGCCCGGACCTGACCGACGCGCAGCTGACCACCGCCTTCACCGAGCTGGGCCTGGCGGACTGGCTGGACGGGCTGCCGGCCGGGCTGGACACCCCGGTCGGCGAGCGCGGCGAGGCGCTCAGCGTCGGGGAGCGCCAGCTGGTCGCGCTGGTCCGGGCGTACGTCGCCGACCCCGACCTGCTGGTGCTCGACGAGGCGACCAGCGCCGTCGACCCGGCGACCGAGGTACGCCTGCAGCGCACCCTGGACGCGGTCACCCGGGGCCGGACCACGCTGGCCATCGCCCACCGGCTCTCCACCGCGCAGGCCGCCGACGAGGTGATCGTGGTGGACCGGGGCCGCATCGTCCAGCGTGGCCCGCACGACGAGCTGGTCCGCGACCCCGACTCGGTCTACGCCCTGCTCTACGCCTCCTGGCTGGAACAGACCCGCTGA
- a CDS encoding TetR/AcrR family transcriptional regulator codes for MARRTGRRPGNPDTRAAILAAARAAFAERGFDAASIRAIATAAGVDPALVHHYFGSKEELFRATVAIPIDPAELLPAVLSAGPDGAGERLVRTFLSVWDSPAGGAAVALLRSAVSNEWTARLVREFLITQVLRRVLEHLDLDPAELPLRGALVGSQLIGLAMMRYVIRLEPVASAAPETLVSSLAPTVQRYLTGDLTG; via the coding sequence ATGGCCCGACGCACCGGCCGGCGACCCGGTAACCCGGACACCCGGGCGGCCATCCTGGCGGCGGCCCGCGCGGCGTTCGCCGAGCGGGGCTTCGACGCCGCCTCGATCCGGGCGATCGCCACCGCCGCGGGGGTGGACCCGGCCCTGGTGCACCACTACTTCGGCTCCAAGGAGGAGCTGTTCCGGGCGACCGTGGCGATCCCGATCGACCCGGCCGAGCTGCTGCCGGCCGTGCTGAGCGCGGGCCCGGACGGGGCGGGCGAGCGGCTGGTCCGCACCTTCCTGTCGGTCTGGGACTCTCCGGCCGGCGGCGCGGCGGTGGCCCTGCTCCGCTCGGCGGTCAGCAACGAGTGGACGGCCCGGCTGGTGCGCGAGTTCCTGATCACCCAGGTGCTGCGCCGCGTCCTCGAGCACCTCGACCTCGACCCGGCCGAGCTGCCGCTGCGCGGCGCACTGGTCGGCAGCCAGCTGATCGGCCTGGCCATGATGCGGTACGTCATCCGGCTCGAACCGGTCGCCTCCGCCGCCCCGGAAACCCTGGTCTCCTCGCTCGCTCCGACCGTGCAGCGCTACCTCACCGGCGACCTGACGGGTTGA
- a CDS encoding ABC transporter permease, with protein sequence MNPRILAATTGRILRQLRHDRRTVALLVVVPTVLLTLVYYMYVDRPTPPGQPTVFDRVALIMLGFFPFIIMFLVTSIAMLRERTTGTLERLLTTPLGKLDLLFGYGIAFGLAGVVQSTIASLVAYRVFGLDTAGSLWLVVLIAGLNAVLAVALGLFCSAFARTEFQAVQFMPVVVAPQLLLCGLFVPRAQMAGWLQAVSDVLPLSYAVEALQEVGAHAEPTTTMWRDVAVVAGAAVAALVLAAATLRRRSG encoded by the coding sequence GTGAACCCGCGCATCCTGGCCGCCACCACCGGGCGGATCCTGCGCCAGCTCCGGCACGACCGGCGGACCGTCGCGCTGCTCGTTGTGGTGCCCACCGTGCTGCTCACGCTGGTCTACTACATGTACGTCGACCGGCCCACCCCGCCGGGTCAGCCGACCGTCTTCGACCGGGTGGCGCTCATCATGCTGGGCTTCTTCCCGTTCATCATCATGTTCCTGGTGACCAGCATCGCCATGCTCCGGGAGCGCACCACCGGCACGCTGGAGCGGCTGCTCACCACCCCGCTGGGCAAGCTCGACCTGCTCTTCGGCTACGGCATCGCGTTCGGGCTGGCCGGCGTGGTGCAGTCGACGATCGCGTCGCTGGTGGCGTACCGGGTGTTCGGGCTGGACACCGCCGGCAGCCTGTGGCTGGTCGTCCTGATCGCCGGGCTCAACGCGGTGCTCGCCGTGGCGCTAGGGCTGTTCTGCTCCGCGTTCGCCCGCACCGAGTTCCAGGCCGTGCAGTTCATGCCGGTGGTGGTCGCCCCGCAACTGCTGCTCTGCGGGCTGTTCGTGCCGCGGGCGCAGATGGCCGGCTGGCTCCAGGCGGTCAGCGACGTGCTGCCCTTGTCGTACGCGGTCGAGGCGCTGCAGGAGGTCGGCGCGCACGCCGAGCCGACCACGACGATGTGGCGGGACGTGGCGGTGGTGGCCGGCGCTGCGGTGGCGGCCCTGGTGCTCGCGGCCGCCACGCTGCGCCGGCGCAGCGGTTGA
- a CDS encoding ABC transporter ATP-binding protein: MDDAVVVRDLVVERGRRRVLQGITCAVPRGTVTGLLGPSGSGKTTLMRAIVGVQTINSGTVTVLGRPAGTAQLRHRVGYLTQAPSVYADLTVRENARYFAVLQGRGRAEADRAVADVGLADAADQLVGTLSGGQRSRASLACALVGDPELVILDEPTVGQDPVLRADLWARFHAMAAAGTTLLVSSHVMDEAARCDRLLLIRDCQLVADDTPAAVRATTGADDLEEAFLRLIRASEAGREPAGGERR; encoded by the coding sequence ATGGACGACGCGGTCGTGGTCCGTGACCTGGTGGTCGAGCGGGGCCGGCGGCGGGTGCTCCAGGGCATCACCTGCGCGGTGCCGCGCGGCACGGTCACCGGGCTGCTCGGGCCGAGCGGCAGCGGCAAGACCACCCTGATGCGCGCGATCGTCGGGGTGCAGACGATCAACTCCGGCACGGTGACCGTGCTCGGCCGGCCCGCCGGCACGGCGCAGCTGCGGCACCGGGTCGGCTACCTGACCCAGGCGCCGAGCGTCTACGCCGACCTGACCGTCCGGGAGAACGCCCGCTACTTCGCCGTACTGCAGGGGCGCGGCCGGGCCGAGGCGGACCGCGCGGTCGCCGACGTCGGGCTGGCCGACGCGGCGGACCAGCTGGTCGGCACCCTCTCCGGCGGTCAGCGCAGCCGGGCCTCGCTGGCCTGCGCCCTGGTCGGCGACCCGGAGCTGGTCATCCTCGACGAGCCGACCGTCGGCCAGGATCCGGTGCTCCGGGCCGACCTGTGGGCCCGGTTCCACGCCATGGCCGCCGCCGGCACCACCCTGCTGGTGTCCAGCCACGTGATGGACGAGGCGGCCCGCTGCGACCGGCTGCTGCTGATCCGGGACTGCCAGCTCGTCGCCGACGACACCCCGGCCGCGGTCCGCGCCACCACCGGCGCGGACGACCTGGAGGAGGCGTTCCTCCGGCTGATCCGGGCGAGCGAGGCGGGCCGGGAGCCCGCCGGAGGGGAACGCCGGTGA
- the hisI gene encoding phosphoribosyl-AMP cyclohydrolase — MPASDAPVTGAPASSGAAVAPGPARPSRLDPAIAARLRRTPDGLVAAVVRQHDSGEVLMVAWMDDEALHRTLTTGRATYWSRSRQEYWVKGATSGHHQYVRSVALDCDGDALLVSVDQVGPACHTGHRSCFFTELPVSFPEATS; from the coding sequence GTGCCCGCCTCTGACGCGCCGGTGACCGGCGCCCCCGCCAGCTCCGGCGCTGCCGTTGCCCCCGGCCCGGCCCGCCCGTCCCGGCTCGACCCGGCCATCGCGGCCCGGCTGCGTCGTACCCCCGACGGCCTGGTGGCCGCGGTGGTGCGCCAGCACGACTCAGGCGAGGTGCTCATGGTCGCCTGGATGGACGACGAGGCGCTGCACCGCACGCTGACCACCGGCCGGGCCACCTACTGGTCGCGCAGCCGCCAGGAGTACTGGGTCAAGGGCGCCACCTCCGGCCACCACCAGTACGTGCGCTCGGTGGCGCTGGACTGCGACGGGGACGCCCTGCTGGTCAGCGTCGACCAGGTCGGCCCGGCCTGCCACACCGGGCACCGCAGCTGCTTCTTCACCGAACTGCCGGTCAGCTTCCCGGAGGCGACGTCATGA
- a CDS encoding anthranilate synthase component I gives MTDGTISPDQGAFAELAARWRVVPVTRRLLADAETPVGVYRKLAGGPGTFLLESAEQGVGSAGMAWSRYSFVGVRSAATLTERDGAAVWVGEPPAGVPAAGDPVTVLRETVAALAGPAWDPASGMPPLTGGMVGYLGYDLIRRFERLPELTEDDLDVPELGMMLATDLVVLDHYEGSAILVANAVLPPLDTPGRAELVAAAYHHAVGRLDAMTAALSRPIPPMISTVARPPAGDVSCRTPDGGYPKAVAAAKEAIRAGECFQIVLSQRFERDTHADPLDVYRVLRTTNPSPYMYLLRFDGFDIVGSSPEAHLKVSTGADGRRRALLHPIAGTRPRGGSPEADARLAAELLADPKERAEHVMLVDLGRNDLGRVCRPGTVEVPEFATIERYSHVMHIVSTVVGELRADRSAFDALAATFPAGTLSGAPKVRAMEIIEELEPVRRGLYGGTVGYFGFGGDLDMAIAIRTALIRDGRAYVQAGAGVVADSDPAAEDQETRNKAAAVLAAIAAAETLRPAR, from the coding sequence ATGACGGACGGCACGATCAGCCCGGACCAGGGCGCCTTCGCCGAGCTGGCGGCCCGCTGGCGGGTCGTGCCGGTCACCCGCCGGCTGCTGGCCGACGCGGAGACCCCGGTGGGCGTCTACCGCAAGCTCGCCGGCGGCCCGGGCACGTTCCTGCTCGAGTCCGCCGAGCAGGGCGTCGGCTCGGCCGGCATGGCCTGGTCCCGGTACTCGTTCGTCGGCGTACGCAGCGCCGCCACCCTCACGGAACGGGACGGCGCGGCGGTCTGGGTCGGCGAGCCGCCGGCCGGGGTGCCGGCCGCCGGTGACCCGGTGACGGTGCTCCGCGAGACCGTCGCCGCCCTGGCCGGCCCGGCCTGGGACCCGGCCAGCGGGATGCCCCCGCTGACCGGGGGCATGGTCGGCTACCTCGGGTACGACCTGATCCGTCGCTTCGAGCGGCTGCCCGAGCTGACCGAGGACGACCTCGACGTGCCCGAGCTGGGCATGATGCTCGCCACCGACCTGGTGGTGCTCGACCACTACGAGGGCTCGGCGATCCTGGTCGCCAACGCGGTCCTGCCGCCGCTGGACACGCCCGGCCGGGCGGAGCTGGTCGCGGCGGCGTACCACCACGCGGTGGGGCGGCTCGACGCGATGACCGCCGCCCTGTCCCGACCGATTCCGCCCATGATCTCGACGGTCGCCCGGCCCCCGGCCGGCGACGTGTCCTGCCGTACGCCCGACGGCGGCTACCCGAAGGCGGTGGCGGCGGCCAAGGAGGCGATCCGGGCCGGCGAGTGCTTCCAGATCGTGCTCAGCCAGCGGTTCGAGCGGGACACCCACGCCGACCCGCTCGACGTCTACCGGGTGCTGCGCACCACCAACCCGAGCCCGTACATGTACCTGCTGCGCTTCGACGGCTTCGACATCGTCGGCTCCTCGCCGGAGGCGCACCTGAAGGTGAGCACGGGCGCGGACGGGCGGCGGCGGGCGCTGCTGCACCCGATCGCCGGCACCCGGCCGCGGGGCGGCTCCCCGGAGGCGGACGCGCGGCTCGCCGCCGAGCTGCTCGCCGACCCGAAGGAACGCGCCGAGCACGTCATGTTGGTCGACCTGGGCCGCAACGACCTGGGGCGGGTGTGCCGCCCGGGCACGGTCGAGGTGCCCGAGTTCGCCACCATCGAGCGGTACAGCCACGTCATGCACATCGTCTCCACCGTGGTGGGGGAGCTGCGCGCGGATCGCAGCGCCTTCGACGCGCTGGCCGCCACCTTCCCCGCCGGCACCCTGTCCGGGGCGCCGAAGGTGCGGGCCATGGAGATCATCGAGGAGCTGGAGCCGGTCCGGCGGGGCCTCTACGGCGGCACCGTCGGCTACTTCGGCTTCGGCGGCGACCTGGACATGGCCATCGCCATCCGCACCGCGCTGATCCGCGACGGCCGCGCCTACGTGCAGGCCGGGGCCGGGGTGGTGGCCGATTCCGATCCGGCCGCGGAGGACCAGGAGACGCGGAACAAGGCCGCCGCGGTGCTCGCCGCGATCGCCGCCGCCGAGACCCTTCGGCCAGCCCGATGA
- a CDS encoding Trp biosynthesis-associated membrane protein, whose product MSRPTPAARGRRELTYAVLLCLAGAGLGLWAVTRTWSVELTARGSLPPVRHARTGADLLPWVSALALVGLAGGGAVLATRGRLRRLLGGLLALVGLALAAGGGYGLTAALGGGVGRQWPALVLVGGLVAAAGGVFTALRGGGWPAMGARYERSARPAAPADAGRPAVERGTRDAWEALDRGEDPTVR is encoded by the coding sequence ATGAGCCGGCCCACTCCGGCCGCCCGGGGTCGACGGGAGCTGACGTACGCGGTGCTGCTCTGCCTGGCCGGGGCGGGCCTGGGCCTGTGGGCGGTGACCCGGACCTGGTCGGTCGAGCTGACCGCGCGGGGATCCCTGCCGCCGGTACGGCACGCCCGTACCGGCGCGGACCTGCTGCCCTGGGTCTCCGCCCTCGCCCTGGTCGGGCTGGCCGGCGGCGGCGCGGTGCTGGCCACCCGGGGCCGGCTCCGGCGCCTGCTGGGTGGCCTGCTGGCCCTGGTCGGGCTGGCCCTGGCGGCCGGCGGCGGGTACGGCCTGACGGCCGCCCTGGGCGGCGGGGTCGGCCGGCAGTGGCCGGCGCTGGTGCTGGTCGGCGGGCTGGTCGCGGCGGCCGGCGGGGTGTTCACCGCGCTGCGCGGCGGCGGCTGGCCGGCGATGGGTGCCCGCTACGAGCGGTCGGCCCGGCCGGCGGCCCCGGCGGATGCCGGCCGGCCGGCGGTGGAACGGGGCACCCGGGACGCCTGGGAGGCGCTCGACCGGGGCGAGGACCCGACGGTCAGGTGA
- the trpC gene encoding indole-3-glycerol phosphate synthase TrpC yields the protein MTAEHARAEGDEAGSAASVLDEILAGVREDVARRQEQVPLERIRELAAAAPPPLDAYAALRRPGVAVIAEVKRSSPSKGRLAEIADPADLASEYAAGGARAISVLTEGRWFGGSLDDLAAVRAAVGIPVLRKDFVVSSYQVHEARAHGADLVLLIVAALEQNALVGLLERIESLGMTALVEVHTEEEADRALEAGAQVIGVNARDLRTLEVDRSVFERIAPGLPSSVVKIAESGVRGPHDLIRYASAGADAVLVGEGLVTQKSPREAVAELVNAGNHPATPRPVR from the coding sequence GTGACTGCTGAGCATGCGCGCGCAGAGGGGGACGAGGCCGGGTCGGCGGCGTCCGTACTCGACGAGATCCTGGCCGGCGTGCGCGAGGACGTGGCCCGGCGACAGGAACAGGTGCCGCTGGAGCGGATCCGGGAGCTGGCCGCCGCCGCGCCGCCGCCGCTGGACGCGTACGCGGCCCTGCGCCGGCCCGGCGTGGCGGTGATCGCCGAGGTGAAGCGCTCCTCGCCGTCCAAGGGGCGGCTGGCCGAGATCGCCGATCCGGCCGACCTGGCCAGCGAGTACGCGGCCGGGGGCGCCCGGGCGATCAGCGTGCTCACCGAGGGCCGCTGGTTCGGCGGGTCGCTGGACGACCTGGCCGCCGTGCGGGCCGCGGTCGGCATCCCGGTGCTGCGCAAGGATTTCGTGGTCTCCAGCTACCAGGTGCACGAGGCGCGGGCGCACGGCGCCGACCTGGTGCTGCTGATCGTCGCGGCCCTCGAGCAGAACGCGCTGGTCGGGCTGCTGGAGCGGATCGAGTCGCTCGGCATGACCGCGCTGGTCGAGGTGCACACCGAGGAGGAGGCCGACCGGGCCCTGGAGGCCGGCGCGCAGGTGATCGGCGTCAACGCCCGTGACCTGCGTACCCTGGAGGTCGACCGGTCGGTGTTCGAGCGGATCGCGCCCGGTCTGCCCAGCAGCGTCGTCAAGATCGCCGAGTCTGGGGTGCGCGGCCCGCACGACCTCATCCGGTACGCCTCGGCGGGTGCCGACGCGGTGCTGGTCGGCGAGGGCCTGGTCACCCAGAAGAGCCCCCGTGAGGCGGTCGCCGAGCTGGTCAACGCCGGCAACCACCCGGCCACACCCCGCCCGGTGCGCTGA
- the trpB gene encoding tryptophan synthase subunit beta, with protein MTADTWAARVPDAAGHFGRFGGRFVPEALVAALDELDAAYRKAMTDEAFLAEFDALLRDYAGAPSLLYEARRFSAKAGARILLKREDLNHTGAHKVRNVLGQALLTKRMGKTRVIAETGAGQHGVATATAAALFDLECVVYMGEVDTQRQALNVARMRMLGATVVPVTNGSRTLKDAMNEAMRDWVANVDSTHYLIGTAAGPHPFPEMVRDFVRGIGEEARQQCLDLTGALPDAVAACVGGGSNALGIFHAFVPDTGVRLYGFEAGGEGVATGRHAASITGGSAGVLHGTRTYVLQDEDGQTIESHSISAGLDYPGVGPEHAWLHDSGRATYLPVDDDEAMAAFELLCRTEGIIPAIESSHALAGACKIAPQLAAELGREPVIVVNLSGRGDKDVHTAGGYFGILDKEAVA; from the coding sequence ATGACCGCTGACACCTGGGCCGCCCGGGTCCCCGACGCCGCCGGTCACTTCGGCCGGTTCGGCGGGCGCTTCGTCCCGGAGGCGCTGGTCGCGGCGCTCGACGAGCTGGACGCGGCGTACCGGAAGGCGATGACCGACGAGGCTTTCCTCGCCGAGTTCGACGCCCTGCTGCGCGACTACGCCGGCGCCCCCTCGCTGCTCTACGAGGCCCGGCGGTTCTCCGCGAAGGCCGGCGCCCGGATCCTGCTCAAGCGGGAGGACCTCAACCACACCGGCGCGCACAAGGTCCGCAACGTGCTCGGCCAGGCCCTGCTCACCAAGCGGATGGGCAAGACCCGGGTGATCGCCGAGACCGGCGCCGGGCAGCACGGCGTGGCCACCGCCACCGCCGCCGCCCTGTTCGACCTCGAGTGCGTGGTCTACATGGGCGAGGTGGACACCCAGCGGCAGGCGCTCAACGTGGCCCGGATGCGGATGCTCGGCGCCACCGTCGTCCCGGTCACCAACGGCTCGCGGACGCTCAAGGACGCGATGAACGAGGCGATGCGGGACTGGGTCGCCAACGTCGACAGCACCCACTACCTGATCGGCACCGCCGCCGGCCCGCACCCCTTCCCGGAGATGGTCCGCGACTTCGTCCGCGGCATCGGCGAGGAGGCCCGCCAGCAGTGCCTCGACCTGACCGGCGCGCTGCCGGACGCGGTCGCCGCCTGCGTCGGCGGCGGCTCCAACGCGCTGGGCATCTTCCACGCCTTCGTGCCCGACACCGGCGTCCGGCTGTACGGCTTCGAGGCCGGCGGCGAGGGCGTGGCGACCGGCCGGCACGCGGCCAGCATCACCGGCGGCTCCGCCGGCGTGCTGCACGGCACCCGCACGTACGTGCTGCAGGATGAGGACGGCCAGACGATCGAGTCGCACTCGATCTCGGCCGGCCTGGACTACCCGGGCGTCGGGCCGGAGCACGCCTGGCTGCACGACAGCGGCCGCGCGACGTACCTGCCGGTCGACGACGACGAGGCGATGGCCGCGTTCGAGCTGCTCTGCCGTACCGAGGGGATCATCCCGGCGATCGAGAGCTCGCACGCGCTCGCGGGCGCGTGCAAGATCGCCCCGCAGCTCGCCGCCGAGTTGGGCCGGGAGCCGGTCATCGTGGTCAACCTCTCCGGGCGGGGCGACAAGGACGTCCACACCGCCGGTGGCTACTTCGGCATCCTCGACAAGGAGGCGGTGGCGTGA